In Henningerozyma blattae CBS 6284 chromosome 7, complete genome, a single genomic region encodes these proteins:
- the TBLA0G00430 gene encoding uncharacterized protein (similar to Saccharomyces cerevisiae LCB5 (YLR260W) and LCB4 (YOR171C); ancestral locus Anc_6.48): MARLHRRLRKSTISRAVLTEDGILIRSQGIDHNHNHNHVHTHTHYNDTNEVRFDKKSEKAERSKKINFTTDSVDDLSSEAVLERPPTITRLNETNGLYNYNNEGSDSEADRDLPSFLEEEEEEEEEEEEEEEEDIDGTNHRTKHTEDGAGRGSSVDEDETETGIQNMGTEEDDEDNEFFIGDEFGSPFYKTDQSNSTFFETVSLISCVTCLSDSYSTTSTVINSPTSSRGTTANTTSSNINVNRSPSFRDSTQTNNSHHSNHYSSVNGQFPVNTVIPYSRILSARYVSPMHSNSQENISADKDKNMDIKDNSSNKSDRDATIDIVSNDKDNKNIQDSKIINLKNSIRYSSICKVNSNSKDTSITTTTTSTTDDDNNDDDNDDYNNDNTIDLPNNTNNDNDNIKNINCIDKNNSIPINNTIDSKNNNISRTTTSKGTNTNIPRNTAIFNNSIDSTLSDAASTNNMDTTFDSNHPDASLPQTNHYIEISFAKPRRHDVVPKRLSLCIENYPHSLKSIKTLSSFESSSDIDEILRSSFSYKSSNSIYSSFCNDTDKKDSPNDDIIEEILSRSYKNSKRNRSILVIINQFGGKGKAKKMFITKAKPILLASGCKIDVTYTRYARHAIDIGKHLDIDKYDTILCASGDGIPYEIINGLYQRPDRAKAFEKLAITELPCGSGNAMSVSCFWTNNPSYAALSLVKSIEKRIDLMCVSQPNYPPRLSFLSQTYGVIAESDINTEFIRWLGSARFELGVAFNVLQRKKYPCELYVKYVAQSKNDLKNFYLNHKNNEQQFDLDGNYIFHEDHKNSQITEESFDIKYSYDDELPDDWVRIDKDLTKNLGIFYAGEMPYIAADTKFFPAALPSDGAIDMVLTDARTPVTRMVPILLALDKGSHVLQPEVLHSKISAYKLVPKLSNTVVSVDGEKFPLEPMIVEVMPKICKTLLRNGSYVETEFETM; the protein is encoded by the coding sequence atggCTAGACTTCATAGGAGATTGAGAAAGTCTACCATCAGTAGAGCGGTTTTAACAGAAGATGGGATTCTTATCCGATCCCAGGGGATAGATCATAATCATAACCATAACCATGTTCATACTCATACTCATTATAATGACACTAATGAAGTTAGATTTGATAAGAAAAGTGAGAAAGCTGAGCgatctaaaaaaattaactttaCGACAGATTCAGTTGATGATTTGTCATCCGAAGCTGTATTAGAACGGCCTCCAACGATTACAAgattaaatgaaacaaatggattatacaattataataatgaaggATCTGATTCTGAGGCTGACAGAGATTTGCCCTCCTTTCTCGAGGAAGAGGAAGAGGAAGAGGAAGaggaagaggaagaagaagaagaggatATAGATGGTACTAATCACCGTACGAAGCATACGGAGGATGGTGCTGGTAGAGGATCTAGTGtagatgaagatgagaCTGAAACAGGCATACAGAATATGGGTACAGAAGaggatgatgaagataatgaatttttcatcgGAGATGAATTTGGTTCACCATTTTATAAAACGGATCAAAGCAATAGTACTTTTTTTGAAACAGTTTCATTGATCAGTTGTGTCACTTGCCTAAGTGATTCCTATTCAACAACCTCTACAGTTATAAATAGCCCGACATCATCCAGAGGTACTACAGCCAATACAACAAGTAGCAATATAAATGTTAATAGATCACCATCATTTAGAGATTCAACACAAACGAATAACTCACACCATTCAAACCATTATTCTTCTGTAAATGGTCAATTTCCTGTGAATACAGTAATACCCTACTCCAGAATTTTATCGGCTCGTTACGTATCACCAATGCATTCAAATTCACAAGAGAATATTAGTGCggataaagataaaaatatggaCATTAAAGATAATTCTAGTAATAAGTCAGATCGTGATGCTACAATTGATATAGTTAGCAATGATAaggataataaaaatattcaagataGTAAAATCATAAACCTTAAAAATAGTATCAGATACAGTAGTATTTGTAAGgtaaattctaattctaagGATACTTCTATCACTACCACTACTACTTCTACTACTGACGATGATAATAacgatgatgataatgatgattatAATAACGATAATACTATTGATCtaccaaataatactaataatgataatgataatattaaaaatattaattgcattgataaaaataatagcatACCAATCAATAATACCATAGATAGCAAAAACAATAACATTAGCCGTACTACTACTTCTAAAGGCACCAATACCAATATCCCTAGAAATACTgcaattttcaataattcaatagatAGTACATTAAGCGATGCTGcttcaacaaataatatggATACAACTTTCGATTCAAATCACCCTGATGCTAGCCTGCCGCAAACAAATCattatattgaaatatcatttgCAAAACCAAGGAGACATGATGTAGTACCAAAGAGGCTCAGCTTATGTATAGAGAACTACCCacattctttaaaatcaattaaaacatTATCAAGCTTTGAGTCTTCTTCAGATATAGATGAAATCTTAAGATCATCGTTCTCCTATAAGAGCTCTAATAGCATTTATTCGAGCTTTTGTAATGATACGGATAAAAAAGATTCTCCAAATGACGATataattgaagaaatattatcaagaaGTTACAAGAATTCGAAAAGAAATAGGTCGATTCTAGTTATTATAAATCAATTCGGTGGTAAAGGTAAggcaaaaaaaatgttcATTACAAAAGCAAAGCCAATATTACTTGCTAGTGGCTGTAAAATCGATGTCACTTATACTAGATATGCTCGCCACGCCATTGACATTGGTAAACATTTGGATATCGATAAGTATGATACAATTTTATGTGCTTCTGGTGATGGAATTCCATATGAAATCATTAATGGTCTTTACCAAAGACCAGATCGTGCAAAagcttttgaaaaattagcCATCACTGAACTGCCTTGTGGATCTGGTAATGCAATGAGCGTATCATGTTTTTGGACAAATAATCCCTCGTATGCCGCATTGTCATTAGTTAagtcaattgaaaaaagaattgattTAATGTGTGTTTCACAACCAAATTATCCTCCAAGATTATCTTTCTTATCACAAACATACGGCGTTATTGCTGAATCAGATATCAACACTGAATTCATTAGATGGTTAGGCTCTGCAAGATTTGAACTGGGAGTTGCATTTAATGTGttacaaagaaaaaaatatcctTGTGAGCTATATGTAAAATATGTCGCACAGTCgaaaaatgatttgaagaatttttatttaaatcataaGAATAACGAGCAACAGTTTGATTTGGATggtaattatatatttcatgAGGATCATAAAAACTCTCAAATAACCGAGGAAAGCtttgatattaaatattcatatgACGATGAACTACCAGATGATTGGGTAAGAATTGACAaagatttaacaaaaaatttgGGTATCTTTTATGCCGGCGAAATGCCCTACATTGCTGCTGATACTAAATTTTTTCCTGCTGCTTTGCCTTCTGATGGAGCAATTGATATGGTTTTAACTGATGCAAGGACACCGGTTACAAGAATGGTCCCCATTCTGTTAGCACTGGATAAAGGTTCACATGTGTTACAACCGGAAGTTTTacattcaaaaatttcagCTTATAAATTAGTTCCAAAACTTTCTAATACAGTTGTCTCCGTTGATGGTGAAAAGTTTCCATTAGAGCCAATGATTGTTGAAGTGATGCCCAAGATTTGTAAGACTTTATTACGTAATGGTAGCTATGTTGAGACAGAATTTGAAACTATGTGA